A single window of Larimichthys crocea isolate SSNF chromosome XII, L_crocea_2.0, whole genome shotgun sequence DNA harbors:
- the plppr2a gene encoding phospholipid phosphatase-related protein type 2a isoform X1 — translation MAMEGKPGVKSSSSIVPCFLFVELVIMAGTVLLAYYFEYTDTFPIHIQGFFCYDKTFSKPYPGPDDTSKIPPVLIYSLVTAIPTITILVGELCAFFTKAEGTQEKTIVTADCCYFNPLLRRIIRFLGVYAFGLFTTTIFANAGQVVTGNQTPHFLSACRPNYTALGCQSTMQYIAERRACTGNPLVVMSARKSFPSKDAALSVYSAVYTVMYVTLVFKTKGTRLTKPTISLTLLCLAMLVGVVRVAEYRNHWADVLAGFFTGGSIAVFLVTCVINNFQQMQPSPPPPRPQRPESVLGMPMVTLPCVESPLEKLRGDLRSPRSHDHQPYRFPATPDVLIPSRSISSEV, via the exons CTGGTGATCATGGCTGGGACGGTGCTGCTGGCTTACTACTTTGAGTACACGGACACCTTCCCCATTCACATCCAGGGCTTCTTCTGCTACGACAAGACCTTCTCCAAGCCCTACCCCGGTCCGGACGACACCAGCAAGATCCCCCCAGTCCTCATCTACTCGCTCGTCACAGCCATCCCCACCATCACG ATTCTTGTCGGAGAGCTGTGTGCCTTCTTCACCAAGGCAGAGGGAACCCAGGAGAAGACCATCGTTACTGCAGACTGCTGCTACTTCAATCCCCTGCTGAGACGCATTATACGCTTCCTAG GTGTCTATGCATTCGGCCTgttcaccaccaccatcttcGCCAATGCCGGCCAGGTGGTGACAGGAAACCAGACACctcactttctgtctgcctgccgACCAAACTACACGGCACTGGGCTGCCAGTCCACCATGCAGTATATCGCGGAGCGCCGTGCCTGCACGGGGAACCCGCTGGTCGTCATGTCCGCTCGTAAATCCTTCCCGTCCAAGGACGCGGCGCTCAGCGTCTACTCCGCAGTGTACACAGTG ATGTACGTGACGCTGGTGTTCAAGACCAAAGGCACACGACTGACCAAGCCCACCATCAGCCTCACCTTGCTCTGTCTGGCCATGCTAGTAGGCGTGGTCAGGGTGGCTGAGTACCGCAACCACTGGGCTGACGTCCTGGCGGGATTCTTCACCGGTGGATCCATCGCTGTGTTTTTG gTGACATGTGTGATTAACAACTTCCAGCAGATGCAGCCCAGTCCTCCCCCACCGCGGCCCCAACGCCCCGAGTCTGTGCTGGGCATGCCGATGGTGACGCTGCCCTGTGTGGAGAGTCCACTCGAAAA ACTCCGCGGGGATCTCCGTTCACCGAGATCACATGACCATCAGCCCTATCGGTTCCCCGCCACCCCCGATGTCCTCATACCGTCTCGCTCCATTTCCAGCGAAGTCTAG
- the plppr2a gene encoding phospholipid phosphatase-related protein type 2a isoform X4 — protein MFYFQLVIMAGTVLLAYYFEYTDTFPIHIQGFFCYDKTFSKPYPGPDDTSKIPPVLIYSLVTAIPTITILVGELCAFFTKAEGTQEKTIVTADCCYFNPLLRRIIRFLGVYAFGLFTTTIFANAGQVVTGNQTPHFLSACRPNYTALGCQSTMQYIAERRACTGNPLVVMSARKSFPSKDAALSVYSAVYTVMYVTLVFKTKGTRLTKPTISLTLLCLAMLVGVVRVAEYRNHWADVLAGFFTGGSIAVFLVTCVINNFQQMQPSPPPPRPQRPESVLGMPMVTLPCVESPLEKLRGDLRSPRSHDHQPYRFPATPDVLIPSRSISSEV, from the exons ATGTTCTATTTCCAGCTGGTGATCATGGCTGGGACGGTGCTGCTGGCTTACTACTTTGAGTACACGGACACCTTCCCCATTCACATCCAGGGCTTCTTCTGCTACGACAAGACCTTCTCCAAGCCCTACCCCGGTCCGGACGACACCAGCAAGATCCCCCCAGTCCTCATCTACTCGCTCGTCACAGCCATCCCCACCATCACG ATTCTTGTCGGAGAGCTGTGTGCCTTCTTCACCAAGGCAGAGGGAACCCAGGAGAAGACCATCGTTACTGCAGACTGCTGCTACTTCAATCCCCTGCTGAGACGCATTATACGCTTCCTAG GTGTCTATGCATTCGGCCTgttcaccaccaccatcttcGCCAATGCCGGCCAGGTGGTGACAGGAAACCAGACACctcactttctgtctgcctgccgACCAAACTACACGGCACTGGGCTGCCAGTCCACCATGCAGTATATCGCGGAGCGCCGTGCCTGCACGGGGAACCCGCTGGTCGTCATGTCCGCTCGTAAATCCTTCCCGTCCAAGGACGCGGCGCTCAGCGTCTACTCCGCAGTGTACACAGTG ATGTACGTGACGCTGGTGTTCAAGACCAAAGGCACACGACTGACCAAGCCCACCATCAGCCTCACCTTGCTCTGTCTGGCCATGCTAGTAGGCGTGGTCAGGGTGGCTGAGTACCGCAACCACTGGGCTGACGTCCTGGCGGGATTCTTCACCGGTGGATCCATCGCTGTGTTTTTG gTGACATGTGTGATTAACAACTTCCAGCAGATGCAGCCCAGTCCTCCCCCACCGCGGCCCCAACGCCCCGAGTCTGTGCTGGGCATGCCGATGGTGACGCTGCCCTGTGTGGAGAGTCCACTCGAAAA ACTCCGCGGGGATCTCCGTTCACCGAGATCACATGACCATCAGCCCTATCGGTTCCCCGCCACCCCCGATGTCCTCATACCGTCTCGCTCCATTTCCAGCGAAGTCTAG
- the plppr2a gene encoding phospholipid phosphatase-related protein type 2a isoform X2: MAMEGKPGVKSSSSIVPCFLFVELVIMAGTVLLAYYFEYTDTFPIHIQGFFCYDKTFSKPYPGPDDTSKIPPVLIYSLVTAIPTITILVGELCAFFTKAEGTQEKTIVTADCCYFNPLLRRIIRFLGVYAFGLFTTTIFANAGQVVTGNQTPHFLSACRPNYTALGCQSTMQYIAERRACTGNPLVVMSARKSFPSKDAALSVYSAVYTVMYVTLVFKTKGTRLTKPTISLTLLCLAMLVGVVRVAEYRNHWADVLAGFFTGGSIAVFLQMQPSPPPPRPQRPESVLGMPMVTLPCVESPLEKLRGDLRSPRSHDHQPYRFPATPDVLIPSRSISSEV; this comes from the exons CTGGTGATCATGGCTGGGACGGTGCTGCTGGCTTACTACTTTGAGTACACGGACACCTTCCCCATTCACATCCAGGGCTTCTTCTGCTACGACAAGACCTTCTCCAAGCCCTACCCCGGTCCGGACGACACCAGCAAGATCCCCCCAGTCCTCATCTACTCGCTCGTCACAGCCATCCCCACCATCACG ATTCTTGTCGGAGAGCTGTGTGCCTTCTTCACCAAGGCAGAGGGAACCCAGGAGAAGACCATCGTTACTGCAGACTGCTGCTACTTCAATCCCCTGCTGAGACGCATTATACGCTTCCTAG GTGTCTATGCATTCGGCCTgttcaccaccaccatcttcGCCAATGCCGGCCAGGTGGTGACAGGAAACCAGACACctcactttctgtctgcctgccgACCAAACTACACGGCACTGGGCTGCCAGTCCACCATGCAGTATATCGCGGAGCGCCGTGCCTGCACGGGGAACCCGCTGGTCGTCATGTCCGCTCGTAAATCCTTCCCGTCCAAGGACGCGGCGCTCAGCGTCTACTCCGCAGTGTACACAGTG ATGTACGTGACGCTGGTGTTCAAGACCAAAGGCACACGACTGACCAAGCCCACCATCAGCCTCACCTTGCTCTGTCTGGCCATGCTAGTAGGCGTGGTCAGGGTGGCTGAGTACCGCAACCACTGGGCTGACGTCCTGGCGGGATTCTTCACCGGTGGATCCATCGCTGTGTTTTTG CAGATGCAGCCCAGTCCTCCCCCACCGCGGCCCCAACGCCCCGAGTCTGTGCTGGGCATGCCGATGGTGACGCTGCCCTGTGTGGAGAGTCCACTCGAAAA ACTCCGCGGGGATCTCCGTTCACCGAGATCACATGACCATCAGCCCTATCGGTTCCCCGCCACCCCCGATGTCCTCATACCGTCTCGCTCCATTTCCAGCGAAGTCTAG
- the plppr2a gene encoding phospholipid phosphatase-related protein type 2a isoform X5: MAMEGKPGVKSSSSIVPCFLFVELVIMAGTVLLAYYFEYTDTFPIHIQGFFCYDKTFSKPYPGPDDTSKIPPVLIYSLVTAIPTITILVGELCAFFTKAEGTQEKTIVTADCCYFNPLLRRIIRFLGVYAFGLFTTTIFANAGQVVTGNQTPHFLSACRPNYTALGCQSTMQYIAERRACTGNPLVVMSARKSFPSKDAALSVYSAVYTVMYVTLVFKTKGTRLTKPTISLTLLCLAMLVGVVRVAEYRNHWADVLAGFFTGGSIAVFLVTCVINNFQQMQPSPPPPRPQRPESVLGMPMVTLPCVESPLEKLSGPQTPRGSPFTEIT, from the exons CTGGTGATCATGGCTGGGACGGTGCTGCTGGCTTACTACTTTGAGTACACGGACACCTTCCCCATTCACATCCAGGGCTTCTTCTGCTACGACAAGACCTTCTCCAAGCCCTACCCCGGTCCGGACGACACCAGCAAGATCCCCCCAGTCCTCATCTACTCGCTCGTCACAGCCATCCCCACCATCACG ATTCTTGTCGGAGAGCTGTGTGCCTTCTTCACCAAGGCAGAGGGAACCCAGGAGAAGACCATCGTTACTGCAGACTGCTGCTACTTCAATCCCCTGCTGAGACGCATTATACGCTTCCTAG GTGTCTATGCATTCGGCCTgttcaccaccaccatcttcGCCAATGCCGGCCAGGTGGTGACAGGAAACCAGACACctcactttctgtctgcctgccgACCAAACTACACGGCACTGGGCTGCCAGTCCACCATGCAGTATATCGCGGAGCGCCGTGCCTGCACGGGGAACCCGCTGGTCGTCATGTCCGCTCGTAAATCCTTCCCGTCCAAGGACGCGGCGCTCAGCGTCTACTCCGCAGTGTACACAGTG ATGTACGTGACGCTGGTGTTCAAGACCAAAGGCACACGACTGACCAAGCCCACCATCAGCCTCACCTTGCTCTGTCTGGCCATGCTAGTAGGCGTGGTCAGGGTGGCTGAGTACCGCAACCACTGGGCTGACGTCCTGGCGGGATTCTTCACCGGTGGATCCATCGCTGTGTTTTTG gTGACATGTGTGATTAACAACTTCCAGCAGATGCAGCCCAGTCCTCCCCCACCGCGGCCCCAACGCCCCGAGTCTGTGCTGGGCATGCCGATGGTGACGCTGCCCTGTGTGGAGAGTCCACTCGAAAAGTTAAGTGGCCCTCAG ACTCCGCGGGGATCTCCGTTCACCGAGATCACATGA
- the plppr2a gene encoding phospholipid phosphatase-related protein type 2a isoform X3: MAMEGKPGVKSSSSIVPCFLFVELVIMAGTVLLAYYFEYTDTFPIHIQGFFCYDKTFSKPYPGPDDTSKIPPVLIYSLVTAIPTITILVGELCAFFTKAEGTQEKTIVTADCCYFNPLLRRIIRFLGVYAFGLFTTTIFANAGQVVTGNQTPHFLSACRPNYTALGCQSTMQYIAERRACTGNPLVVMSARKSFPSKDAALSVYSAVYTVMYVTLVFKTKGTRLTKPTISLTLLCLAMLVGVVRVAEYRNHWADVLAGFFTGGSIAVFLVTCVINNFQQMQPSPPPPRPQRPESVLGMPMVTLPCVESPLEKLSGPQHPALSSSSPPYNTYVQPF; encoded by the exons CTGGTGATCATGGCTGGGACGGTGCTGCTGGCTTACTACTTTGAGTACACGGACACCTTCCCCATTCACATCCAGGGCTTCTTCTGCTACGACAAGACCTTCTCCAAGCCCTACCCCGGTCCGGACGACACCAGCAAGATCCCCCCAGTCCTCATCTACTCGCTCGTCACAGCCATCCCCACCATCACG ATTCTTGTCGGAGAGCTGTGTGCCTTCTTCACCAAGGCAGAGGGAACCCAGGAGAAGACCATCGTTACTGCAGACTGCTGCTACTTCAATCCCCTGCTGAGACGCATTATACGCTTCCTAG GTGTCTATGCATTCGGCCTgttcaccaccaccatcttcGCCAATGCCGGCCAGGTGGTGACAGGAAACCAGACACctcactttctgtctgcctgccgACCAAACTACACGGCACTGGGCTGCCAGTCCACCATGCAGTATATCGCGGAGCGCCGTGCCTGCACGGGGAACCCGCTGGTCGTCATGTCCGCTCGTAAATCCTTCCCGTCCAAGGACGCGGCGCTCAGCGTCTACTCCGCAGTGTACACAGTG ATGTACGTGACGCTGGTGTTCAAGACCAAAGGCACACGACTGACCAAGCCCACCATCAGCCTCACCTTGCTCTGTCTGGCCATGCTAGTAGGCGTGGTCAGGGTGGCTGAGTACCGCAACCACTGGGCTGACGTCCTGGCGGGATTCTTCACCGGTGGATCCATCGCTGTGTTTTTG gTGACATGTGTGATTAACAACTTCCAGCAGATGCAGCCCAGTCCTCCCCCACCGCGGCCCCAACGCCCCGAGTCTGTGCTGGGCATGCCGATGGTGACGCTGCCCTGTGTGGAGAGTCCACTCGAAAAGTTAAGTGGCCCTCAG CATCCtgcactctcctcctcctccccgcctTACAACACCTACGTCCAACCATTCTAA
- the plppr2a gene encoding phospholipid phosphatase-related protein type 2a isoform X6 — MFYFQLVIMAGTVLLAYYFEYTDTFPIHIQGFFCYDKTFSKPYPGPDDTSKIPPVLIYSLVTAIPTITILVGELCAFFTKAEGTQEKTIVTADCCYFNPLLRRIIRFLGVYAFGLFTTTIFANAGQVVTGNQTPHFLSACRPNYTALGCQSTMQYIAERRACTGNPLVVMSARKSFPSKDAALSVYSAVYTVMYVTLVFKTKGTRLTKPTISLTLLCLAMLVGVVRVAEYRNHWADVLAGFFTGGSIAVFLVTCVINNFQQMQPSPPPPRPQRPESVLGMPMVTLPCVESPLEKLSGPQHPALSSSSPPYNTYVQPF, encoded by the exons ATGTTCTATTTCCAGCTGGTGATCATGGCTGGGACGGTGCTGCTGGCTTACTACTTTGAGTACACGGACACCTTCCCCATTCACATCCAGGGCTTCTTCTGCTACGACAAGACCTTCTCCAAGCCCTACCCCGGTCCGGACGACACCAGCAAGATCCCCCCAGTCCTCATCTACTCGCTCGTCACAGCCATCCCCACCATCACG ATTCTTGTCGGAGAGCTGTGTGCCTTCTTCACCAAGGCAGAGGGAACCCAGGAGAAGACCATCGTTACTGCAGACTGCTGCTACTTCAATCCCCTGCTGAGACGCATTATACGCTTCCTAG GTGTCTATGCATTCGGCCTgttcaccaccaccatcttcGCCAATGCCGGCCAGGTGGTGACAGGAAACCAGACACctcactttctgtctgcctgccgACCAAACTACACGGCACTGGGCTGCCAGTCCACCATGCAGTATATCGCGGAGCGCCGTGCCTGCACGGGGAACCCGCTGGTCGTCATGTCCGCTCGTAAATCCTTCCCGTCCAAGGACGCGGCGCTCAGCGTCTACTCCGCAGTGTACACAGTG ATGTACGTGACGCTGGTGTTCAAGACCAAAGGCACACGACTGACCAAGCCCACCATCAGCCTCACCTTGCTCTGTCTGGCCATGCTAGTAGGCGTGGTCAGGGTGGCTGAGTACCGCAACCACTGGGCTGACGTCCTGGCGGGATTCTTCACCGGTGGATCCATCGCTGTGTTTTTG gTGACATGTGTGATTAACAACTTCCAGCAGATGCAGCCCAGTCCTCCCCCACCGCGGCCCCAACGCCCCGAGTCTGTGCTGGGCATGCCGATGGTGACGCTGCCCTGTGTGGAGAGTCCACTCGAAAAGTTAAGTGGCCCTCAG CATCCtgcactctcctcctcctccccgcctTACAACACCTACGTCCAACCATTCTAA